From the Terriglobales bacterium genome, the window CCCCGGACTGAGCTTGTATCCGTGCCGGGCAAGCTCTTCGATCATGCCCAAGCCGAAGATGCCCTCCCTGGCCGCGTGGTGGAGGATGTGGAGCCGGACCAGGCCGGAATAGAGCGCTTGCTCCTTGCCGGAATCGCGCCGGCCGCTCCGCCCGTTTGTCCTTCCCTGCCGCATTATCGGTTGTCGTTATCGTATTTCTATATGTACCGGCTCGTCAATCCCTCCCGAGGATCTGCGGTCGGTCCGGGCGGACGAGGGATCCGACCGCAAGAGCGCGCCTGGCCGGTGCCTGCTAGAATCTCCCCAGTGACTTCGCCCATCCGCCTCATCGCCGTGGACATCGACGGCACCCTGCTCAATCCTCAGTTCCAGGTCCCGGCCGCCAACATCGAGGCCCTGCGCCGCGCCCACGAACGCGGCGTCGAGGTCATCCTGGTCACGGGACGGCGGCACAAGTTCGCGCTTCCCGTGGCCGCCGAACTGGGCTTCGACCTGTGGCTCATCTCTTCTAACGGCGCGGTCACCAAGTCCTCGCGCGGCGAGCCCTTCCACCGCGACCTGCTGCCTCTCCAGACCGCCCGCCACCTCTGCCAGCACATGCTCGACTTCCGCGGCTCCACCGTGCTCACCTTCGACGTCGAGGGCAAGGGC encodes:
- a CDS encoding HAD family hydrolase gives rise to the protein MTSPIRLIAVDIDGTLLNPQFQVPAANIEALRRAHERGVEVILVTGRRHKFALPVAAELGFDLWLISSNGAVTKSSRGEPFHRDLLPLQTARHLCQHMLDFRGSTVLTFDVEGKG